From the genome of Carassius gibelio isolate Cgi1373 ecotype wild population from Czech Republic chromosome B10, carGib1.2-hapl.c, whole genome shotgun sequence, one region includes:
- the sgtb gene encoding small glutamine-rich tetratricopeptide repeat-containing protein beta: MAVDKRLAYSIVQFLRDQTHCGSLNSDEQESLEVAVQCLETTFKISSSDYHLAGPQPLREVFLNSLLKNDTVSLPETFPSPEDIERAEQLKNEGNNHMKEENYSSAVDCYTRAIELDQRNAVYYCNRAAAHSKLGHYTEATGDCERAIAIDPAYSKAYGRMGLALTSMSKYPEAISYFNKALVLDPENDTYKSNLKIAEQKKKEASSPTATGLGFDMTSLINNPAFISMAASVMQNQQVQQLMSGMMSNAVGGPAAGVGGLSDISSLIEAGQQFAQQIQQQNPELIEQLRNHIRSRSFSGSAEEHS, from the exons ATGGCAGTGGACAAGCGCTTGGCTTATTCTATCGTTCAGTTCCTCAGAGATCAGACTCACTGTGGCTCGCTGAATTCAGATGAACAGGAGAGTCTGGAAG TAGCAGTGCAGTGTCTGGAGACCACCTTCAAGATCAGCTCCAGTGACTATCATCTTGCCGGCCCTCAGCCGCTGAGAGAGGTATTCCTCAACTCCCTCCTCAAG AATGATACTGTTTCATTACCTGAGACGTTTCCATCTCCAGAGGACATCGAGAGAGCCGAGCAGCTGAAAAATGAGG GGAATAACCACATGAAGGAGGAGAATTATAGCAGTGCTGTGGACTGTTATACAAGAGCCATTGAGTTGGACCAAAGAAATGCAGTGTACTACTGTAACAG GGCCGCGGCGCACAGTAAGCTGGGACACTACACCGAGGCTACGGGGGACTGTGAGCGAGCCATCGCCATCGACCCGGCGTACAGCAAAGCTTACGGCAGAATGGG ATTGGCACTAACGTCTATGAGCAAGTATCCCGAGGCGATCTCTTATTTTAATAAAGCTCTGGTGTTAGATCCTGAAAACGACACTTACAAATCCAACCTGAAAATAgcagagcagaaaaaaaaagaagcatccAGCCCC ACGGCCACAGGACTGGGCTTTGACATGACCAGCCTCATCAATAACCCCGCCTTCATTAGCATG GCTGCCAGCGTGATGCAGAACCAGCAGGTGCAGCAACT CATGTCGGGCATGATGTCTAACGCAGTGGGGGGACCGGCGGCCGGAGTCGGGGGATTATCTGACATATCCAGTCTCATTGAAGC TGGACAGCAGTTCGCGCAGCAGATCCAGCAGCAGAACCCAGAGCTGATCGAACAGCTGAGGAACCACATCCGGAGTCGCTCGTTCAGCGGCAGCGCCGAGGAGCACtcctga